In one Bacillus thuringiensis genomic region, the following are encoded:
- a CDS encoding suppressor of fused domain protein, translated as MKIWKIISNSNFDQLECENEEGQEIFDNAFQGQSVIDKWDPLQMKLLNEGEPSDLLSEIPLVFTKKAIEVVFDLIKRKVEILPLVHERYECYAINVLNVLDCIDYENADPDDFGGFDKFAFITGKIRGEHIFCTLNTKHKYGDFPIVSVQTFVSNEFKERVAKSELKGFEFELVWESDEKNDEQKIENNPMIRPTSIEDFKSHIQLHYGMITNHIEANTKMITDVELYDVGPNKMVDFHTVVTYRNSCFRMPAPSSVDSGYAELVMHLPKDWDVSVAALASSKYAWPLRLLQDFGQDVMRNGYWLGQWLVFPNQSKEYLKNSYVAQLGGAEQDLNAPIHPYSEETKFSGVMVVPPLPQCSGAFKMEFREDGKRIEGDWPVYFHTLLPLYKEEIHCYYTDGLDVLLQKLMKNGVEAAFDFNRENTCK; from the coding sequence ATGAAAATATGGAAAATTATTAGCAATTCTAATTTTGATCAATTAGAGTGTGAGAATGAGGAAGGACAAGAAATCTTTGATAATGCTTTTCAAGGTCAATCAGTAATTGATAAATGGGATCCACTGCAAATGAAACTTTTAAATGAGGGGGAACCATCAGATTTATTAAGTGAAATACCACTTGTTTTTACAAAAAAAGCGATAGAAGTAGTATTTGATTTAATTAAAAGGAAAGTTGAAATTCTTCCACTTGTTCATGAACGATACGAATGTTATGCAATAAATGTATTAAATGTATTAGATTGTATTGATTATGAGAATGCGGACCCTGATGATTTTGGTGGATTTGATAAATTTGCATTTATTACAGGGAAAATTAGGGGGGAGCATATTTTTTGTACATTGAATACAAAGCATAAATATGGAGATTTTCCGATTGTATCTGTACAAACTTTCGTATCAAACGAATTTAAAGAGAGAGTTGCAAAAAGTGAACTAAAAGGATTTGAATTTGAATTAGTATGGGAATCTGATGAGAAAAATGATGAACAAAAAATAGAAAATAATCCAATGATACGCCCAACGTCAATAGAAGATTTTAAGTCACATATTCAGCTACATTATGGAATGATTACGAATCATATAGAAGCCAATACAAAAATGATCACCGATGTAGAATTATATGATGTTGGACCAAATAAAATGGTTGATTTTCATACAGTAGTAACGTATCGAAATAGCTGTTTCCGTATGCCAGCTCCATCGAGTGTAGATAGTGGTTATGCAGAGCTTGTCATGCATCTACCTAAGGATTGGGATGTATCAGTAGCCGCTTTGGCGAGTTCGAAATATGCTTGGCCTTTACGCCTTTTACAGGACTTTGGACAAGATGTAATGCGAAATGGATATTGGTTGGGGCAGTGGCTTGTATTTCCAAATCAATCAAAGGAATATTTAAAAAATTCGTATGTAGCCCAGTTAGGTGGAGCAGAACAAGATCTAAATGCGCCAATTCATCCATATAGTGAAGAAACAAAATTTTCCGGTGTTATGGTGGTACCACCGCTTCCACAATGTTCAGGTGCATTCAAAATGGAATTTCGTGAAGATGGTAAAAGAATAGAGGGTGACTGGCCAGTATACTTCCATACATTATTACCATTATATAAAGAAGAAATCCATTGTTATTACACAGATGGACTTGATGTATTATTACAAAAATTAATGAAAAATGGCGTTGAAGCAGCATTTGACTTTAATCGAGAGAATACTTGTAAGTAA